Genomic segment of Myxococcus stipitatus:
GTAGACGCGTGCACGGTCACTCTGTTCAGAAGGGGTGACGATGGTGGCGGTGTCGAGGCGCCGTTGGAGGAAGCGGATGCGGCGGTCGATCTCCCGCAGGCGCTTCTTTCCGTAGATGTACTCGGCGTTCTCGGAGCGGTCGCCTTGAGCGGCGGCGGCGGAGACCTCGGCGGTGACCTTGGGGCGCTCCTCGTTGAGCAGGCGGATGAGCTCGCGGTGCATGCGCTCGGCGCCCAGCCGGGTGAGGTAGCGGCGGAAGGGGGCTTTCTCGTCACCCTCCTCGGCCTCCAGGTCGTCGAGCTCGTCCGGGGGCAGGTCCTGGGCCATGAGGCCTGTATACAGCTGATGGCTGACGGCGGGAGACCTCCCGGCGCCCATGGTTCCCCGGCAAGCAGCCCGGACGAGCACCGCGCACACCCAGTGTGTGACCTGACTCCACCCAACCGCTGAAAAGCTCAGCCCCGTAAGTGCCTTCTGATTCAGGCACTTACGGGGCTGCTCTAGTGTCCCCGACGGGATTCGAACCCGTGTTACCGGCTTGAAAGGCCAGCGTCCTGGGCCTCTAGACGACGGGGACGTCGTCACCTACATGAGTCGCGGGGGGATCGAACCCCCGACCCTCGGCTTAAAAGGCCGGTGCTCTACCATCTGAGCTAGCGACTCGCACTATTCTTTTGTTCAAAATCAGCAGCCGACCTCCCAAGCCCCGGAGGCAGGCGCTTCCTACCAGCACTTCAGCGCGCTTTCCACTGGCGAGAGCAGGCTCCTGATCCTGACGTTGGTTCCGCCACCTCGCGGCGAGCGTCCCACGTCCTCATCGCCCCCCTTGGTCACCGACCCGAGGACAGCACGGCCCTCCAGTCCCAGGGGCGCGTTGCCTGGCCGACGTGCTCCAGCCCCAGCCTGAATAACGATCCCCTGACCTCGAGGAGTTGGCCCAATCCGGCCCGGATGCTCGGGATGTCTTCCAATGACAACCAGACAGAGTCGCTAGGACCTGTCAGATGTTTCGCCGCAATTCCGAAGGACATCCTCGGCGAAATTCCTGGCCGATACCGCAGCAACTGCGTTCTCGCCGCAGCATCACTTTCGAGAATCAATTCGACCGACCGATGAGTTCCGCCGCCTCGCGGAGTCTACGTGTTTGAAAGCGCGGCCCACAGAGCCTGAAGTCGACTCCCCACACCCCTCCGTTGGGCGAAACACGCGCTGCCCCGACACTCTCGAGAGCACGCCATGAAGAACCCTGCCAAGTCCCTCCTCGCCGCGGCGTTCCTGCTGTCCGCCTCCTTCCTGTCCCTCGGATGTGGCTCCGACCCGAAGCCCTCCCCCATCCCGGAGAACGAGACGACCGCCCCCGGCGCCTACGCCCAGGTGAATGGACTCAAGCTCTACTACGAGCTTCACGGCACAGGCCGCCCGCTCATCCTCCTCCACGGCGCCCTCTCGACCATCGACTCGATGCAGCCGTTCATCGCCGAGCTCGCGAAGACCCGCCAGGTCATCGCCGTCGAACTCCAGGCCCACGGGCACACCGCCGACATCGACCGCCCCCTGCGATTCGAAACCATGGCGGATGACATCGCCGCCCTCTTGAAACACCTCAACATCGAGTCCGCCGACGTCTGCGGCTACTCCCTCGGCGGTGGTGTCGCTCTCCAGTTTGCCTTCCGCCACCCACAGGCCGTTCGCAAGCTCGTCCTCATGTCCACCACATTCAAGAGCAACGCGTGGTTCCCAGAGAACCAGGCCATCATGGCCACCATGACCGGAGAGGCACTTGCGGGCTCGCCCATGCACGAGGCCTATCTGCGCACCGCTCCGCGCCCCGAGGACTTCCCCATCCTCGTGTCCAAGATCAGCCACCTCCTGACCCAAAACCCCTACGACTGGACCCAGGACGTGGCAGCCCTCAAGGCGCCCGCACTCATCATCGCCGGAGACTCAGACAGCCTCCCGCCGACGCACTCCGTGGAGATGTTTGGATTGCTCGGCGGCGGCAAGTCGGACGGGATGATGGCGGGCATCCCCGCCTCGCGCCTCGCCATCCTCCCAGGAACGACTCACTGGGGCGCGGTGACTCGCGTCGACCTGCTCGTCCCGCTCATCCCGTCCTTCCTCGATGAGCAGCCTGCACCGACGACTCCCTGATACATACATTTCGCTGGACGAGATGGTGCAATCACATCTCGTCCAGCCCACCTCACTACCGCATCGCCTCCGTGGCGCCCTCTTCCAACAAGCGCCCCCACAGCGATGTGTCATCCACCACCAGCCGTCCCGCGGACACCTGCACCCGCCGGTCCACCTGCGCCTTGCGGAACTGTCTCGCCGGGACCGTGGGCTGCTTCGGGTCCAGGTCATTCACAATCATCTGCTCCTGCACCCGAATCCCATCCGCCGCGAAGCTCAGCGCCGCCGTGTAGTCATACTTGCGCAGCCAGCGACTCGGCAGTGAACGCGACGCCGTGCGGTTGAGCTGAATCATCGACGGACTCGCGCAGCCCCCGTCCGCCAGCAGCAGCGGCTCGTTGATGAAGCGATTGCCCCGCTGCGGCACCATCCGCACGGACCGCTGACACACCGAATCCTTCGGCCCCGAGCACCGCTCCCCCTCCGCCACCAGCAGGTCGATTCCCCCCACCCGCTCCAACCTCAACGTCGCCCGCTGCGTCCGCGAACGCAGCACGCCCAACGCCTTCACCGCCATCCCTCGCGGCGTGGACTCCACCAACGCCACCGGCCCCATCCCATCCCCATCCGAGAACCGGCGCGTCACCACCCACACGAGCCGCGCATCCGGACGGACCTCGCTCATCACCATGTCCGCCGCAGTCACCGTCGTCGCGGGCAACGCCGTCGATGCCGCCCCGACCTCGGCGCACTCGCCCGGCTCCGGGTCTTGCCAGAGCACCGGCGTCCCCATGCAGTCCGTGTGCGGCGTCGCCAGCTGCCCCGTCCTCGCGTCATACCCGCTCAGCAACATCGGGATGAGCAGCTCCGCCCGCCACTGCTCGGGCGACAGCGCATGGACTCCCGTCGGCCGCTCCGCGAAACACAGCGCCTGCACGCTGGGCGCCGAGCGCACGGGCGTCGAGCTCTTGCAGCCCGTCCACCCCAGGAACACCAACATCCCCAGACCCAACCGCTCCAGCCACCTCGAGCTCGTCATGTGCCTCATGACTCCCGTTCCCTGCGCTTGGACACCACGGAAACCTCCCCATCACTGCCCTTGTTCGCCGCGTCTCCCACGATGGCGTGGTAGGCCTTCGCGAACTCCTGTCCAAACAAGGCTTTCGTCAGCTCTCGCTCCTCCTCGCTGAGCCGGCGAATCTCCTCCTCCAGCCACTTCAACCGCTTCGATGCCCCGAACGGCCACAGCTTCGACAGGGACGAGCCCTCCCCTTCCTCCCCACCCTGACTCAATCTCTGAAGCAGCGCGCGCACGCCCTCGCGCATGCCGTTGAGCAGTGCAATCTGGTGGATCATCACATCCCCGAATCCACTCTTCAGCTCCAGCACACGCTCGGCGCCGTCCGCGGCCTTCCAGTCCAGCAAGTAGCGCAGCACCTCGCGCGTGTTCTTGCTCTTCGACAGCGGCGTCACATCGCGCACCATCGCCACGGCCATCTCCTGGCCGAACTGGTCATGCCCCTGCCGAAGCTCCACGAAGGCTCGGCCAAACGTCTCCAACACCCCCGCCAGCCGCTCCAGGAACCGGTCGATATCCGCCCCCGACTCCAACCCCTTGCTCCCAGGCAGGTAGGACCGGACGAACTGCCCCAACAGCTCGCGCGCCATCACATCCAACCGAGGCGGCGCCCCCTGCACATTCGACATCGACACGCCCGAGGACGTCCCCCCCGAGCCATGCGGCACCGCCACCCCGAGCGAGCGCGCGAACTCACCGAACTGCGGCTCGTGCACCACTCCGGACAAGCGCCGCTGAATCTGCCCCACGAGCGACGGCCGCTCGTTCTCCGCCAACCCCTCCCCCTGTTTCACCATCGCCGCGTGCAGCGCCTGCCACGCATTCCGGTACGCCGTGTACAGCGGCACCAGCTGCTGGATGGAGGCATGCACCCCGCCCACCCCTGGCGGAACCACCCGCACGCTCTCCGGCGTCCGGTTGCGCCGCTGCATGATGGACGGCACCGCGGGCCGAGCCACCGGCTCCTCCATGCGCGGGATGCTGGAGATCTGCGTCCGCTGCCCGTCATCTTCCGCGCCCAGCTCCCCTTCCTCGAGCGCCGGCATGAGCTGCGTGCGCGAGGCCGCCACCTCCTCCTCGTCGTCGTCCTGCAATGACGGGATGGACCCCAGCGCGGGCAACAGCGCCGTGGCCACCACCTGCGCACGTCCCTGCACGGGCGTCGGCTTGAAGCTCGACGGCGTCCCCTCTCCCGGGTCCATGAGCGTCGTCAGCGCCCGGAACTGCGTCATCTGCGACTGTCCATCCCCTTGCACGGCCTCTCGCGACAAGCGCATCTCAAGCGTGCCGATGGAGATTCGAGTCTCCTCGTCCACTTTCACTTGAATGTTCTTGTCGATGCGGCGGCCGTCGATGCTCACGCCGTTGGTCGAGCCCAGGTCGACCACATAGATGGCCTTCTGGTCGAACCGGACGAGCGCGTGGAAGAGCGAGACGAACGTCTTGGGGATGGAGACGTCGTTGAGCTGGTTGCGGCCGATGCGGACGGGCGAGTGCCGGAAGACGTACTGCTTCTCAGTCGGCGCCTGCGCGTCCAGGCCCTTGATTCGGATGACGAGGGGCAACACGGCTCACTCCTATCCCGAAACGTGGGGGCAGCCCACGGCGTACCTCACGAGAGTCCGACGCGTCCGGCGGGCGAATCATCCCTCCGGACGGCCCAGGACACCACCGCCTAGGCGTCGGAGAATGACAGGTCCCAGTCCCCGCTCGCACCCAGACCCACGCGCAGGCGCCCGGGCACCCCTCCCGCGGCCAGGCGCTCCAGCAACTCCATGGACAGACGCGGCATCAGCGAGGAGCGCAGCAGGTGGTCCACGTTGCGCGCGCCCGAGTCGTTGTCCAGGCACCGCCGAGCGAACTCCTCGGTGACCTCCGGCGCGAACTCCGTCTTGACCCGGTGCGACGTATGCAGCCGGTCCGCCAGCGCGGCCAGCTTCATCTGTGCGATGTCCTTCAACACATCGCGTGCAATCGGAATGAATGGCACCACCGACATGCGCGCCAGGAGCGCCGGCTTGAAGTGCCGGCTGAGGATGGGGCGAATCGTCTCGGTCACCGTCTCCGTCTTGGGCGCCTCCGGGCCCGAGTACAGCTGCATCAGCGCATCCGTGGCCAGGTTGCTCGTGAGGATGACCACCGTGTTGCGGAAGTCGATGAGGCGCCCCTCACCGTCGGACAACATCCCCTTGTCGAACACCTGGTAGAAGAGGTTCATCACCTCCAGGTCCGCCTTCTCGCACTCGTCCAGCAGCACCACCGAGTACGGCCGCTGGCGCACGGCCTCCGTCAACACACCGCCCTCGCCGTACCCCACGTAGCCCGGCGGAGAGCCGATGAGGCGCGACACGGTGTGCTTCTCCTGGAACTCCGACATGTTGATGGTCGTGAGGAAGCGGTCCCCGCCGTAGAGCGTGTCCGCCAGCGCCAGCGCCGTCTCCGTCTTGCCCACGCCGCTGGGCCCCACGAAGAGCAACACGCCGATGGGCGTGGAGGGATTGCGGATGCCCGCATGCGACATGCGGATGGTCTCCGCCACCGCGCGCAGCGCCGCGTCCTGCCCCTTCACGCGCGAGCGCAGCGTCTGCTCCAGCGTGAGCACCGCGCCCACGGAGCTGCTGCGCAGCTTGCCCACCGGCACCCCCGTCCAGCCCGCGACCACTCGCGCCACCACGTCCGGGTCCACGTCCACGTGGATGAGCGGAGACTCGCCCTGGAGCTTCTCCAGCTGGGCACGCGCCTCGGCGACGTCGGCCTTCAGCTTCTCGACGTCCGAGCCCTCCTTCGCCGCATCCAGCTCCGCCCGCGCGCGGCGCACGACATCCACTGCGGCCAGCTCCTGCTCCCACCGGGCTCGCAGCGTCGCGACCGAGTCCCGCGTGGCCGCGAGCCGCTCCTCCAGCGTCGGCCCGTCCTCGGGCGGCGGAAGCGGATGCCCCGCGGCGAGCTCGCGCTCCCGCACCGCCAGCTCCCGCTCCAGCGCGGCCAGGCGAGACTCCACCTCCACCAGCTCGTCCGGACGCGCGCTCTGCTCGATCTTCACCCGCGCCGCCGCCGTGTCGAGCAGGTCCACTGCCTTGTCCGGAAGCTGCCGCCCGGAGATGTAACGGTGTGACAGCGACACCGCGGCGACCACCGCCTCGTCGCGGATGGTGACGCCGTGCGACTTCGCATAGGCGGGGCACAGCCCGCGCAGCATCAGCACCGCGTCCTCTTCGGACGGCTCGTCCACCTTGATGGGCTGGAAGCGACGCTCCAGCGCGGCGTCCTTCTCGAAGTACTTCTTGTACTCGGCCCACGTGGTGGCGGCGATGGTCCGCAGCTCGCCTCGCGCCAGCTCGGGCTTGAGCAGGTTCGCCGCGTCACCGCCCCCCTGCGCGCCTCCCGCGCCGATGATGGTGTGCGCCTCGTCGATGAACAGGATGATGGGCTTGGGCGAGCCCTTCACCTCCGAGATGACCGCCTTGAGCCGGTTCTCGAACTCGCCTCGGACGCCGGCACCGGCCTGGAGCGCGCCCAGGTCCAACCCCAGCACCTCCAGGTTGCGCATGGACTCCGGCACATCCCCCGCGACGATGGCGCGCGCCAGTCCCTCCACGAGCGCCGTCTTCCCCACGCCCGGCTCGCCCACGATGATGGGGTTGTTCTTGCGGCGCCGCGCCAGCACGTCGATGACCTGACGAATCTCCCGGTCCCGTCCGAAGATGGGGTCGATCTTCCCCGACCGCGCCTTCTCCGTGAATGACGTGGTGAACCGCGACAGCGCCTCCTCGCCTCGGCCTCCACCGCCAGCGGGCGCGGCCACCGTCGCGCTGCTCACCTCGGCGGCTTCCTTCGAGCGGCCCACCACCTCCTCGAAGACCTTCTTGAGCGTCTCCACCGAGATGGCGTCCAGCGCCGAATACGACTCGGCCGTGTAGCGCTCCGAGCGGGCAATCCACTGCCACATCAACACGCCCGAGCGCAGCCGGCTCACGCCATGTTCCAGCGAGGCTACCAGCCACGCGTCCTCGAACCACTGGAACAGGCTCTCCGAGAACACGGGCCGCCCCGAGTTGCCCGTGCGCAGCGACTTGAGCCCGTCCTCGACGGACGCGAGCACCTTCGCGCGGTCCACCTGGAAGTGCCGCAGGAGCAGCGAGGCCTCGCCCTCCTCGTCCTCCAGCAGCTGCCGCAGCAGGTGCTCGGGGACGATTTCGTAGCACCGAGCGCTGCTCGCCCGAGACACCGCGGTCTCCAACATCCGAGTGGCCGTGGGCGTCAGGCGCCGAACAAGGGTCTTGGGTTCAACGCGCATGTCTTCACTCCTGGACTTCGGATGAACGAAGGTGGGGACACCGTCGAAGCGACGTCACGGCGGTGAGAGGGGCTCGGGCTCGGCCCGTTTCGGGGCGGATGCGAGCGGCACGGTGCGCGTGCGCAGGCGGGTGTCGCTCCTGCGCTGCCCCAGATAGCAGTCCTGCCCGAGCCGGAAGGTCCCATCGCGCGACAGGCGGAACCTCGGCAGCTCCACCTCGCGCACGCCCAGCACCAGCGAACAGTCGAGGGGGTCTCTCACGAAGAGGTCCACCACCTCGCGCACCACTGGCGACAGGTCTCCCTCCGGAAGCAGGCGCCGGTAGACCTCCCCCTCCAACGGAGAGATGTGGATGCTGAACCCTCCCGAGCGATCAAACACCCGAGCCCCCAGGAGCATCGAGCGGCCCAGGTTCGAGTTCGAGCGGCCCAGCCGCATCCGGTTGTCCGCCTCGATGTCCACCCAGGCTCCGGAGAACTGCCGCAGCGACACCGTCGCCTCGCCCAACACCGGAGACAACACGTCCGTCAGCGCAAGCTCGAGGACCCCTGCCGTCCGCGCCCTCGCGGACAACAGCGGCGTCAGGCGCAAGAGCTGCGCGGGCGACAGCGCCCCCGAATAGGGCCGCTCATACGTGTCCAGCCCGCCCAGCGCGAGCGCCCGCTGCGACCAGGCATCACTTCCCCCGCGCGTGGTCTCCGCCGCCAGCGAGTAGCGCACCAGCGCGCGGTACAGCAGCGAGAGCAGGCGGTGATGGAAGAGGTCCAGGAAGTCGCGCCGGCGCGCGCTGTCCGGGTCCTCCTGCGCAATCTCCTCCAGGATGTAGTCCGGCAGCGGCGACACCGCGCCCGTGAGCCCGAGGAACGTGGAGAGCACCTCGATGACTTCCGCCGACCCGCCGTGCGCATCCGGCTGGGAGACGACGCGGACGCGGCTCACGTCGCTCGCGCTGAACGTGAGCGACGGGTCGTGCCGGAAGCGGATGCGCTCGTCCAGCGCGGGCCCCGTCCCACCCACGGGCACCGCCGACGACGTCAGCCGCTCGAGTAGCGCCACCAGCGGCCTGAACGACAGCTGCCCCGGCCGGGCGTTCAGCGACTCGACGGCCTTCAGCAAATCGTCTGTCGGCCGTTCCGGGGAGACCACCGGTACTCCAGTCGAGAGGGTTGAAGGCGCAGCACGAACTCGCTGAAGGAGTTGAGGCTCACGTGCGAGGCGAACAGCTCGTCCAGCACACAGCCGAAGAGGAACGCGTCCCCCGGCCCCGTGAAGCCCGCCTCATCCAGGTCCGCCGTCACCTGCACGCCGCGCACGGGCGCGCCTTGGAAGAAGCGCGTGATGGGCTGCGCCTGGACTGCTCGCAGCGACTCCACCCGGAGCTGGTTGGCGCGAGCCGTGGACTGGTCCGCGGTCGCCTGGAAGTTGTAGAGCGCCAGCAGCGACTGGAGCGCGCCCGGCTCCAGCAACGAGCGCTGGTTGAGGCTCAGATGCGACAAGAGCCGCCAGTGCAGCTCGGAGCCCACCGGCGGGCGCGCCGGACGCGTCACCGCGACGATGTTGCGGAAGCGCGCGGTGGTGGGCGACGCGGCGGTCGGCACACTCAAGTCACCCACCTGCAAGCGCGACGGCAGCGAGCGGTTGGTGCACGTGAGGTCGATGGAGAGCGTCTCGTCCGCCAGCGAAGGCGTGGCGTCGCGGGGGCTGCCCAGCGACAGCGAGACATCCATCCCGTCATCGAGCGGCGACGCCCCCCGGTGCAGCCGGTAGAAGCGACCGCTGTCCGTGGCGGCGTGAGCGAAGTCGAAGAAGGGCCGGTACGCCTGCCGCTCCGTCCTGCCCGTCTGGAGGCCGGTGACCGAATCCACCGAGTACACCTCCATGTGCGCTGGATCCAGGCCCGCGGCCCGCACCAGGTGCTCATGCCCCAGCGCGCTCGTGCGCACGGGGTCCGCCGAGGCGCTGAAGAGGTTCACCACCGGCGCGCAGTGCAGCCGGAAGACGTCCTTGGGGACGCGCCCCGGGAGCGCGGGGGGGCGCTCAAACTCGAAGATGAGCTCCAGCTTCTGGCCCGTGAGCTCGGAGGCCGCCTGCAGTCCCTTCACGTCGACGAAGAGGAACTTCTGCGGCAGCGTGAAGTACTCCTGCAAGAGCCGGTAGCCCTCGGGAGCCAGCGCCGGCCAGGGCAACAGCCGATTGTCGGGGGCGAAGCCCGAGGCTCGGATGCAGTCCGGCCCCAGACGCACGCTCTCGCCTTCCACCGGATTGCGCAGCACCACGCCCTTGCAGTGGCGCAAGAGCCACACCATCAGCATCGAGGCCACGGGCAGCTCGGCGCTGAGGAACAGCGACACTCCCTCCTCCTGGAAGATCTCCGCCCGCGCCTGCTCCACCACCTGGAGCTGCACGCGCAACACCGGAGACGCCGGCGACGACTGGTCCAGAGTCGTGTCGCCCAGGGTCAGCGGCAGCAGGTCCACCGCGCGCGTCGTGCGGAACGTGCACACGGTGCCGTCCACCGGCTTGGTGCCGACCTCCGCGCCCTCGGCGATGCGCGAGCGGCCACGCAACAGGCGCGCGTGCGGCGTGAACTCCACCACCGAGCAGGCCGGTATCACCCGGAGATAGTGCGGGAGGAGCAGCTCCGTCAGGCCGTGCACCACCTCCGGCACGGAGTCGTCGATGCGCTCGCGAACCCGGGCGGTGAGGAAGGCGAAGCCCTCCAGCAACCGCTCCACGTCGGGGTCACCACCGCGCTCCACCAGGAGCCCGGCGAGCGCTGGATTGACGGTGCCGAACGCGCGGCCCATCTCCCGGAGGTACGTCAACTCGCTCTGGTAGTACTTGCTGAACACCGCGGCTCACCCCGCCATACCGGCAACACTCACCAGACCTCGATCTTGCCTCCCGGCGACATCTGCGTCCGGAAGCGAAGCATTCCCCTCACCCCTCGGCCCGCGGGCTGAGCGGTGATTTCAAAGCGCAGCACCAGCGGGTCCGCGTCGGGGAGGTGGCGCACGCTGATGTTGCAGATGCGTGGCTCGAACTCGAGCACCGTCGTGCGAATCGCGGACTGGAGCGTCTGGATGGCCGAGGGGAAGGTGTGGACGAAGTCCGTGAAGTCCACGATGCCGAACCCTGGCACCGTGGCGGCCCCGCCCTTGCGCGTGTTGAGCAGCACGCGCAGGTGCTCGACGATGGACTCGGTCATGTCCACGTCGCGCTCACTCGAGCCCTTCCCCGCATCGATTCGAGACAGCAGACCCCGTCCCGTCACCTGCGACCCCTCCTCGATGGCTTGCTCGCGCTCCCCTCGACGGGCGGGAGCACGAGCGGGCCCGCCGCATTACCGGTTGGCGCTCCAGGAGTCCTCGTGCGTGACACCACCGTTGGTGTACGTCCAACTGATGGTGTGGAACACGAACGTCAGCTCCTCGAGGGGAGGCTGCTGGGACGTCGCCGGGAGGAAGGTATCCGGAAGGGTCTGCTTGAGGCCGGCGATGCGGCCGTCCTTGATGGACACCGTGTAGAACTGCTCGGTGGTTCCATCGCCCGTCGGGTTCGGGCGGTAGAACTTGAACTCGGCATCAATCTTCTGGTTCTCCACGAGCGCCTTCGCCAGCAGCGGCGAAGACTTGTCGATGCGCTTGACGATGCGCAAAGGCTCATACTGGCGGCGGCCCGTCGCCATGCCGCTGCCGGCTTCGCGCGCCGTGAGGACGGACTGAACGTAGGACAAGCACTCGATGGACTTGTCGCGCCCCAGGCTCGTCTGAGTGCTCTCTCCCGCGATATCGGACCCATTCGCCTTGAGGAACAGGTGTACTGTCTCGGCCATTGTGGCTCTCCCCCTGCTTGAGGTGGTGTGACGGCTGCGATGTGAACGGAGCCCTGAACCAGGGCTCCGGACTGCATGATGGCCGCCGCCTCCTCAGGCACGGCGACCGCGAGACCCTGGAAGGCGTCTCACGACTGCGCTCTCATTCCTTGTCCAACTTGCCAACGAGCGAGAGCGTGAAGGCCGCGCCCATGTACTTGAAGTGCGGACGCACCTGGAGGTTGCAGCGGTACCAGCCGGGCTGCCCCTCCACGTCCTCCACCTTGATGCGGGCGGTGCGGAGCGGACGCCTGGAGCGCACGCTGGGCGCCGGCTCATCCATGTCCGCGACGTACTGGTTGATCCACTGGTTCAGCTCGCGCTCCAGGTCCGCGCGCTCCTTCCAGCTGCCAATCTGCTCGCGCTGGAGCACCTTCACGTAGTGCGCCAGGCGGGACATGATGAACATGTACGGAAGCTGGGTGCCCAGCCGGTAGTTCGTCTCGGCCGCCTTGCCCTCCGGCGTGTTGCCGAAGAACTTGGGCTTCTGCGCCGAGTTGGCGGAGAAGAAGGCCGCGTTGTCCGTGTCCTTGCGGAACACCAGGCCGATGAAGCCCTCTTCGGACAGCTCGAACTCGCGCCGCTCGGTGAGGAGCACCTCGGTGGGAATCTTCGTCTGGATCTCCCCCATGGCCTCGTACTGGTGCAGCGGCAGGTTCTCCACCGCGCCACCCGCCTGCGGGCCGATGATGTTCGGGCACCAGCGGAACTTCGCGAACGAGTCCGTCACCCGGCTGGCGAACGCCGTGGACGCGTAGCCCCACAGGTAGCGCTCGTGGTGGCCGACGACGTCCTCGGTGAAGTTGAACGCCTTCACCGGCACCGTCTTCTCGCTGTAGGGCAGCCGCAGGAGGAAGCGCGGCATGCACAGGCCCACGTAGCGCGCATCCTCGCTCTCGCGGAACGAGTGCCAGCGCGCGTACTGCGGACCCTCGAAGAGGGACTTGAGGTCCTTGAGGGCCGGCAGTCCCAGGAAGGACTCCTGCTGGCCGAAGAACTCCGGCGAGGCATTGGCCACGAACGGCGTATGGGACATGGCCGCCACCGAGGCAATCTTGCTCAGCAGCGA
This window contains:
- the tssC gene encoding type VI secretion system contractile sheath large subunit; translated protein: MSTEAKQLAAPETADAAPSLLDEILSETKMKPSDDGYDVARRGVQAFIAQMLAPGRSAERVDKALVDAMIAEVDQRLSSQVNEILHHPQFQSLESSWRSLKFLIERTDFRENTRVEVLNASKQDLITDFEDAPEVVKSGLYRTVYSNEYGVFGGKPYGLVVGNFDVGPGPEDLSLLSKIASVAAMSHTPFVANASPEFFGQQESFLGLPALKDLKSLFEGPQYARWHSFRESEDARYVGLCMPRFLLRLPYSEKTVPVKAFNFTEDVVGHHERYLWGYASTAFASRVTDSFAKFRWCPNIIGPQAGGAVENLPLHQYEAMGEIQTKIPTEVLLTERREFELSEEGFIGLVFRKDTDNAAFFSANSAQKPKFFGNTPEGKAAETNYRLGTQLPYMFIMSRLAHYVKVLQREQIGSWKERADLERELNQWINQYVADMDEPAPSVRSRRPLRTARIKVEDVEGQPGWYRCNLQVRPHFKYMGAAFTLSLVGKLDKE
- the tssD gene encoding type VI secretion system tube protein TssD gives rise to the protein MAETVHLFLKANGSDIAGESTQTSLGRDKSIECLSYVQSVLTAREAGSGMATGRRQYEPLRIVKRIDKSSPLLAKALVENQKIDAEFKFYRPNPTGDGTTEQFYTVSIKDGRIAGLKQTLPDTFLPATSQQPPLEELTFVFHTISWTYTNGGVTHEDSWSANR